The following are encoded together in the Tripterygium wilfordii isolate XIE 37 chromosome 3, ASM1340144v1, whole genome shotgun sequence genome:
- the LOC119995341 gene encoding protein ANTAGONIST OF LIKE HETEROCHROMATIN PROTEIN 1, whose amino-acid sequence MAASGGGGREESVASGKSTYEEDTSFSLSCKQLPLKKSKRKQLPQEVEALISSATVAAHSFLSQNDLLLSPSQILSIESLLAAPSLFSLSPLLPPSQSSSWFHRFISSASSEYDPRWLHCFRMSKPSFSLLLSLISPSLLALLPSSVPPNFALAAALFRLAHAAPYKSVARRFGLVSSDQACRVFFSVCKAVIEKLGNLAELRSDVGRILVGFGWISLPNCCGVLGFGRFGVDCPELGRNGSLLVQALVDSEGRFLDISAGWPSTMRTETILHQTKLYLGVQESEELFNGPPYKLRDGSLIPQYILGDSCFPLLPWLLTPYARQDEEDSFSSMESEFNIVHGRAMGLVGTAFGRVRARWQLLAKRWTDKCVEIFPFVIVTGCLLHNFLIRCSEPLPEGNGWYPRDEELPAFEGEVDDTGRRIRDVLAQHLSGVRASS is encoded by the coding sequence ATGGCCGCGTCCGGCGGAGGTGGTAGAGAGGAAAGTGTAGCCTCCGGCAAGTCAACCTATGAAGAAGACACCTCCTTCAGTCTCTCCTGTAAACAGCTGCCGCTGAAGAAATCTAAACGCAAACAGCTTCCTCAAGAAGTCGAAGCTCTCATTTCCTCCGCCACCGTCGCCGCCCATTCGTTTCTCTCCCAAAACGACCTCCTCTTATCCCCCTCTCAAATTCTCTCCATCGAGTCCCTCCTCGCTGCTCCTTCACTCTTCTCTCTATCTCCACTTCTTCCACCATCACAATCTTCGTCTTGGTTCCATCGATTCATCTCCTCGGCTTCCAGTGAATACGACCCTCGCTGGCTCCACTGCTTCCGAATGTCCAaaccctctttctctctcctcctctccctCATTTCGCCGTCTCTCCTCGCTCTGCTCCCCTCCTCTGTACCCCCAAATTTCGCACTAGCCGCGGCCCTCTTCCGCCTCGCACATGCCGCGCCTTACAAGTCCGTGGCGCGCCGCTTCGGGCTGGTTTCGTCCGACCAGGCCTGCCGGGTTTTCTTCTCAGTTTGCAAGGCAGTGATTGAGAAATTGGGGAATTTGGCCGAATTGAGGAGTGACGTAGGTCGGATTTTGGTGGGGTTTGGGTGGATTTCACTGCCGAATTGCTGTGGTGTGTTGGGGTTTGGGAGATTTGGAGTTGATTGTCCTGAGTTGGGGCGAAATGGGTCACTGTTGGTTCAGGCATTGGTGGACTCCGAGGGTAGGTTCTTGGATATCTCTGCGGGTTGGCCTTCTACTATGAGAACCGAAACCATTTTGCATCAAACCAAACTCTATTTGGGGGTACAGGAGTCAGAGGAGTTGTTCAATGGCCCTCCATATAAACTAAGAGATGGCAGTTTGATTCCTCAATACATTTTGGGGGACTCTTGTTTCCCTCTATTGCCATGGCTCTTAACTCCTTATGCAAGACAGGATGAGGAGGATAGTTTTAGTTCCATGGAGAGCGAATTTAACATTGTTCATGGTCGCGCGATGGGGCTGGTTGGCACTGCATTTGGCAGGGTTCGGGCACGGTGGCAGCTTCTGGCGAAGAGGTGGACTGATAAATGTGTTGAGATTTTCCCGTTTGTTATTGTTACAGGTTGTTTGCTGCATAACTTTCTGATCAGGTGCAGTGAGCCACTGCCAGAGGGTAACGGGTGGTATCCCAGGGATGAGGAGCTTCCGGCTTTCGAAGGAGAGGTAGACGATACTGGGAGGAGAATCAGGGATGTCCTTGCACAGCACTTGAGTGGGGTAAGGGCTAGCAGTTGA